The genomic DNA GGACTTACCAGAAGCTCTGCTCCCGCTAGAATAGCCGCTCTTGCTGTTTCTGCATCCAATATGGTTCCAGCGCCGACAAGAACGTCTTCTTCACGATACTTTTCTGCCAGTGTCTGAATGACATGAAGCGCATTCGGCACACTCATTGTGATCTCCAGCGCCTTAATACCGCCTTTGACGGCTGCTTCTGCTACAGCCAAAGCCTCTTGCTCGTTGTCCAAACGAATGATCAACACAATGCCTGTGTCCGCTATTTTCTTGAGATTATTGAACTTCTTCCACATCATCTTATCCTCCTAATCGTTATACAGCCTTTCACCACGGTATCCCAACTGGCTGGAGAGCTTGAGCGCTGTTTCCTTGACTAGCTTGACGATTATATTCTCGCGCTCTGGTGTCATGGTAGAGTACATACTCGCTACACTAATGGCTGCCACCGGCTGATTCCATTGGTCATATATCGCAGAACCGATGCAATACATTTCCAGATTGTCTTCCCGGTCATCAATGGAGTAGCCACGCGCCCGGATTTCCGCCATATCCTGCAAAATTTCTGGGAGCGTTGTCTTCGAGTATTGTGTTTTGGCCGGAATTTCTCCGTCTCCCAGAATAAACTGGATTTTTTCCGTTGGTAACGCTGCTAAAAGCGCTTTGCCGATCCCTGTGGTGTGTATGAATCTTCGTGAGCCTAGTTTCGCTGTAGGTCTCATAACAGAGTAATTTTCCGCCTTATCCAGATACACGATCTGCCCTTTATCCTCGACTCCCAGAAAAACAGTGCTGCCCGTCTGTCTGTTCAGCTCCTGCAACAGCGGTCTGGCCAGATGAGGGATGCCCATGTTGGATAAATAAGCTATACCTGTTTCAAAGGCGCCAATGCCCAAACGATAAGTTTTCAGGCGCGGATCATCCAGCTCAATAAAGTTTTTATAGAGTAATGTCTGCACCAGTTCGAAGGCGCTGCTTTTGGGCAGCCCCAACGTCTTGCAAATTTCGTTCAGTGTCAAAGGGGAACTGCTATTAGATAATAAGACCAGAAGATCGACAACCCTTTCGGCCGATTTATTCAGCTTGAAATTTTCCATTGCAATCTCCTTTATTCAATTTAGGTTCGCATATGTGAACCGTGTTCATTATTTCGAACTTCGGGTTTATTATAGTACAGCTTGACAAGAGAGATCAATAACCTTTTCAAAATATTTTATTTCTGTCGGAAAGGGATTGAATTTCTTATGAAAACGTTATAATCTAAATAAAAAATAAATTCAATATTACGAATCTGGTTCGCATATGCGAACAATATGGAGTTTGGTGTCACACCTAATCTATATCGTACGGATGTTGCTATGACGTCAATTGGAACCGTATACATTAATGGTTTTAAATCATGAAGATGTGCAGTGCTTCTGAAATACAGATTGCAGGGTATAAGGAGGAATTACGGATGCAACCTACTGCTATATTTTTAATCGGGGCTGCCAGTTCTGGTAAATCTACGATTGGTAAGCTCATTGCTACAGAATATCATTTTGCTTATTTGGATAAAGATATCATCTGCAACAAGTTCACGGGCTTGCTGTTGGAGTCCAAAGGATATTCGCCTCATGAGCGTGACGGTAACACTTTTTATAGCGATACTGTAATGCCTCTTGAATATCAGACTCTGCTGGATATAGCCAATGATAACCTTCAATTGGGCCAATCCGTCGTTTTGGATGCGCCGTTCCTCGGTTATTTTTCTAACAAAGATTACATTAGGGGACTAAAAGAAAAATACGACTGGCATCATGTCAGACTGCTTGTATTACAGGTGGACGTGGATTTTGATACATTAAAAGAGAGGATGAAGGCCCGTGGATTGGAACGGGACGAATGGAAATTTGCCCATTGGGATGCTTTTGTGGAAGGAATCCGGGCTAGAAGGTGTCTGTGGGAAGACATTGACATCCAGCATTTTGATAATAGCCCCGCTGAGGTAGACAAGAACAGACTGTACAGTACACTTCCCTTCCAAAAGACAACAACACCTTTGTAGTTCAGGTTTGGTGAAAACAAAAGAAGCGCCCTCGGAGTGAAAGTCATAGTGGGCTTCCTCCAAAGAGCGCTTTCTCCTTTTATACAGTTCCCCACGTCCGATCTCCTGCCAAATATTTTTCAGTCAAAATAGACAGCAGTTGAATGCCAACCTCATTGTGGCCTCCCTCAGGGAGGATCAGGTCCGCGTATTTCTTGGAGGGCTCAATAAATGCTTCGTGCATAGGCTTGACCGTACTCAAATAGTGATCGTGGATCGACTGAATGGTGCGGCCTCGCTCCTCAATATCCCGAAGTACCCGGCGAAGTATGCGCACATCCGGGTCGGTGTCGACAAATACCTTGATGTCGAGCAGTTGACGGAGCTTTTCGTCAGATAGTACGTGCAGTCCTTCCAGCATGACAATATGATTCGGCAGAAGCTCTACCGTCTCGTCTGTAGAACGCGCATGAACCGTGAAGTCATACACTGGCGCGTGGGTCGCTTGTCCTTCTTTCAGACAATGAAGATGCTCAATAAGCAATTCGTTGTCAAAGGCAAACGGATGATCATAATTGACCAAAGCACGATCATCATAACTCAGATGTGAATGGTCTTTATAGTAGTTATCCTGAGATATGAAAGTCACTTTGTTTGATCCCAGACGTTCAACGACAGCGCGTGCTACCGTTGATTTACCGGAACCCGTACCGCCGGCAATACCAATAATAAGCATGGCGTTTCACTTACCCTTCCCTGAATATATCCCGATACAACTCAAGTATTGTAGCACAACATGCACTTTTTTTCATCAATGCAGAGCATTGTATTTCTTCCATTTTCGTATCTTGGCTCTGAATGTTTTAAACGGTGCCACTGAGTTGATGTGAATCCATCTAGCCATGGGCCAGTCCGGATATCCTTTTGGTTCTCGACAACCTCCTTGTATTCACTATCTAACAGTAAGTAGGAGGCATGAATTGCTTCTTTTAACTCGGTTTTGGAAGTGTATTGGTAGCTGGGCATCTAATCACTCCTAAGATTCTTTTCATTATATCCACCTCTTTATATGTACCACTTTATACATGACAACCTTATGTCCTATTCAAAAATAGAAAAATAGCGATTTTTGTGATTTTATGAAAGAGCATTTGGTATATTCACGAAAAAGGATGCAAAATTAATAGAGAATTTAAACCAAAAGATAAGTAATTCGACATATTTTAATGTTGTTTTATAAGTATATAATTATTGGAGTATAGCACTCAGGGCCCTTGTTGATTTTGGAGATCATCTCCTTTTCGATGCGCTATATTTCATTTTAACATGCCAAGTGACACGAATGGTTCTATAGTGGTGTTTGTTTTTATCAATTTATATTGGAAAAAGGAGACTGTTACATGAAGTCGAGTTTGTTGAAAAAATGTGCAATTGTAATGTTGAGCAGTACGATGGTTCTGTCTTTATCTTTACCTTTGCTCGATCAAATATCCGCAGATGGGAACTTGCAAGTAAACGATACTTTTGAACAAGGAGAGGCTCAAGGCTGGGTAGCTCAATCAGGAGACTGGTCGGTAGCCAAGAACGATAATGGCTCTACATACAAACAATCCAGTCAAAAAGAAAGCCATTCTCTAAAAGGAAACACATCATGGACGAATTATAGCGTTCAAGCAGATGTATATGTAGATGATTTTAATGGCTCCAATCGGGTATATGTTGCAGGCAGATACACAGATTCCAACAACTTTTATGCTGCATCTTTGTACAACAAGAAGGGTGGAGCACTTGAAATTCGCAAAAAGGTAAACGGTTCTATGAAGACACTGGCTACCAATAACAAATACAAACTGGACACCAATACCTGGTACAGAGTGAAGATGGAGCTGTCCGGTTCGGAAATTAAGATGTATGTCAATGATGAACTGGAGCTGACTGCAACAGATTCCAGCCTTGCTTCTGGAGCCATTGGTTTGGTAACCTCCAAGGCGGTTGCCCAGTTCGATAATGTTATCGTATCCGGCGCTTCAACTGAAGCAGATCCAGGTACAACACCTGTGAATCCAACACCAGGCACAGATAAACCAACTCCTGGGGTAGATAAAAACGCAACCTCAAATATTAACTATAATCTGGCCGGTTTCTCCTACGGTAATACAGGTGGCGGGGAAATTAAGGAAACCGATGCCAATTACAAAAAGGTTTACAACGCTGTAGATCTCAACGAGGCACTTAAAAAAGGTACTAAAGTCAAAGTTATTGAGATCATGAATGATCTCGACCTCGGCTGGAATGAACTCCCTAGTGCTGCCAAGGTAATGCCTTTTAGTGCCAACAACCCTGTGCTGACAAATCCCGTTCTGAAGAAAACAGGTGTGAGCAAAATCTATATAGAAAACTTGAATGGAATCACGATTTTCTCGGCAAATGGTGCTAAAATCAAACATGCTGGCTTTGTGATCAAAAGAAGCTCTAATTTGATTTTCCGTAACCTCGAATTTGACGAGCTTTGGGAGTGGGATGAAGCAACCAAAGGGAACTATGACAAGAATGACTGGGATTATATCACGATTGAAGGCCAAAGCTCCAAAGTATGGATTGACCATTGTACATTCAACAAAGCATATGATGGTTTGGTGGATGTGAAAAAAGGTAGCAACGGTGTTACCATTTCTTGGTCCTTGTTCAAAGGAGATGACCGCAGCTCCAATAGCTGGGTGACCCAACAAATTAACGCTATGGAAGCAGACAAAGCTTCCTACCCGATGTACGCTTACTTGAGAAGCAGTGCAGTTGGCATGAGTAAAGAAGATATCATTGATATCGCAGCAGGACAAAAGAAAGCACATCTGATCGGTGCTACTGAAATGGCTGCCGACAATGCAGATTTGGCAGTAACATTGCACCATAACTACTACAAGGATATTCAAGACCGTATGCCGCGTTTGCGTGCTGGTAATGCTCATGCCTATAACATCGTTATGGACGATGCTGGATTGGCTAGAGCCAAGAACAGAATTACTTCCGACATGGCTAAAGCAATCGCTGCTAAAGGATACCATTTTGACGTCGTAGGTAATGGCGCGATTTCAACTGAAAATGGCGCGGTATTGCTTGAAAAATCATATTTAATTGATGTATTTTCTCCAGTTCGTAATAATCAAAAAGACCCTAAAAAAGATGACTACACAGGTAAAATCAAAGCAGAAGACGTTATCTTCTCTGACAACGGAAAGGTATTCAGGGGGGGCAGCGAAGATGCGAATAGCCCGTTAGCCCCTTATCCTGCGAAGGCCAAGAGCTTCTCCTGGAATGGATTCACAACGTTGCCATACAGCTACACAGCCGAAAATCCTGAAAACCTGGTTGCTCAATTGACAGCCAAGGATGGAGCAGGTGCAGGCAAGCTGAACTGGTCGAATGAAAACTGGCTTAAAACAGTATACAAGGCAGTCGCTTCAAAGGGTACACAAACGGTGGAAGATTCCGAATAAGTATATTGGAATAATAGCATTGGAATAAGAAGCAGCCAGGACAGATATACTCTGTTCCTAGCTGCTTCTTTTCGTACACATTTTCAGGATGCGTTCGGCAAGCTCTTAACCGATAACAACATACGAGGACACACCGGCGGGTACTGATCTGACCCGGAACAATGTTCCATCGTCTCTAAAGGTGCGCAAAATATAAGGTTGTTTCGTGGGTGTGCGTACCTTATCGAATCGGACAGTGCCGAAACTGTCAAAATTGGCAGCTTGCACAAAGCTTCCGTCTGTACGCCGGAGGACTGCAAAAAATCCCGTTGTAATAAAAGGTACTCCATCATTACGAGCCCAGATGACCGTAAACCGGCTAAAGGTTTGCGTAGGACTCACATTACGATATCTCGTAGCAGGAACCTTTCTGCCCGTAGACTTCAAGGTTTGAGGAGGACGAATGGCCACTACCTATCAACTCCTTTGTTGTGATGTGATAGTAGATGCACACAAAGGAGTTTCGGACCGTGCGATAAACTACTTCTTCCAAAATAGGTTTATAGACTTCATCATGCCCAATCGCGTCGTAGCGTAAAGAGTTCTTTCAACGCATCCGTCGACAGCTCGGTAATCCAGCCCTCGGTGCTGGAAATGATCTGGTCACTAAGCTGCTGCTTGCTCTCCAGCATTTCGTCAATGCGTTCCTCCAGCGTGCCCAGCGAGATGAACTTGTGCACCTGAACATCTTTCGTTTGTCCCATCCGGTAGGCACGGTCCGTGGCCTGATTTTCCACAGCCGGATTCCACCAGCGGTCGAAGTGAAAGACGTGGTTGGCGGCTGTCAGATTCAGACCCACACCCCCGGCTTTGAGTGACAAAATAAATACGGATGGCTGCTCGTCAGGTGGCAATGTGTGAGATTGGAACTGGTCAATCATTCGGTCACGGGCGGTTTTGGACGTGCTACCGTTGAGGTAGAGCACCGGCTCTTGCAGTTCTTGAGCGAGCACCTGCTGGAGCATACGTCCCATGCCAATATACTGTGTGAAAATAAGGCAGCGCTCGCCTTCCTCCCGCAGCTCCTTGACCATGGCCAAAATACGCTCCAGCTTGGATGAACGGCTGATAACTGCTTCGAAATCGGGCTGACTATAGCCGGAAGCCGTGGCATCCGGGGCCGCCTCCTTGGTTAAGAGCGCAGGATGGTCACAAAGCTGCTTCAACTGGGTCAGGGCAGATAATATAGCACCTTTTCGCTCAATCCCCTCCAGCTTCTGCATCCGTTCCATCAGTTCTTTGACAATTTGGTCATAGAGCGCACCTTGCTCGGAGGTGAGGTGAATGTACGTTTTCATCTCATTTTTCTCGGGCAAATCAAGCTGTATAGCCGGGTCCTTCTTCTTTCGTCGCAGCATGAAGGGCTGAACCAGCTTTTGCAAATCTATCGTTCGCTGCTCGTTATGATCTTTCTCGATAGCATTGATGAACCGATTGCTGAAGGAGCGTGCGCTGCCCAGATAACCGGGATTGATAAAATCATAAATCGACCATAGCTCGGACAGCCGATTTTCAATAGGCGTCCCGGTCAGCGCTATGCGATGCCGGGCAGGGAAGCTGCGAACAGCAGTAGATTGCTTGGTCTGCGCATTTTTAATGTTTTGCGCTTCATCCAGGCAAACCGAGTCCCAGGT from Paenibacillus sp. FSL R10-2782 includes the following:
- a CDS encoding IclR family transcriptional regulator, encoding MENFKLNKSAERVVDLLVLLSNSSSPLTLNEICKTLGLPKSSAFELVQTLLYKNFIELDDPRLKTYRLGIGAFETGIAYLSNMGIPHLARPLLQELNRQTGSTVFLGVEDKGQIVYLDKAENYSVMRPTAKLGSRRFIHTTGIGKALLAALPTEKIQFILGDGEIPAKTQYSKTTLPEILQDMAEIRARGYSIDDREDNLEMYCIGSAIYDQWNQPVAAISVASMYSTMTPERENIIVKLVKETALKLSSQLGYRGERLYND
- a CDS encoding AAA family ATPase translates to MQPTAIFLIGAASSGKSTIGKLIATEYHFAYLDKDIICNKFTGLLLESKGYSPHERDGNTFYSDTVMPLEYQTLLDIANDNLQLGQSVVLDAPFLGYFSNKDYIRGLKEKYDWHHVRLLVLQVDVDFDTLKERMKARGLERDEWKFAHWDAFVEGIRARRCLWEDIDIQHFDNSPAEVDKNRLYSTLPFQKTTTPL
- the udk gene encoding uridine kinase, which gives rise to MLIIGIAGGTGSGKSTVARAVVERLGSNKVTFISQDNYYKDHSHLSYDDRALVNYDHPFAFDNELLIEHLHCLKEGQATHAPVYDFTVHARSTDETVELLPNHIVMLEGLHVLSDEKLRQLLDIKVFVDTDPDVRILRRVLRDIEERGRTIQSIHDHYLSTVKPMHEAFIEPSKKYADLILPEGGHNEVGIQLLSILTEKYLAGDRTWGTV
- a CDS encoding family 16 glycoside hydrolase → MKSSLLKKCAIVMLSSTMVLSLSLPLLDQISADGNLQVNDTFEQGEAQGWVAQSGDWSVAKNDNGSTYKQSSQKESHSLKGNTSWTNYSVQADVYVDDFNGSNRVYVAGRYTDSNNFYAASLYNKKGGALEIRKKVNGSMKTLATNNKYKLDTNTWYRVKMELSGSEIKMYVNDELELTATDSSLASGAIGLVTSKAVAQFDNVIVSGASTEADPGTTPVNPTPGTDKPTPGVDKNATSNINYNLAGFSYGNTGGGEIKETDANYKKVYNAVDLNEALKKGTKVKVIEIMNDLDLGWNELPSAAKVMPFSANNPVLTNPVLKKTGVSKIYIENLNGITIFSANGAKIKHAGFVIKRSSNLIFRNLEFDELWEWDEATKGNYDKNDWDYITIEGQSSKVWIDHCTFNKAYDGLVDVKKGSNGVTISWSLFKGDDRSSNSWVTQQINAMEADKASYPMYAYLRSSAVGMSKEDIIDIAAGQKKAHLIGATEMAADNADLAVTLHHNYYKDIQDRMPRLRAGNAHAYNIVMDDAGLARAKNRITSDMAKAIAAKGYHFDVVGNGAISTENGAVLLEKSYLIDVFSPVRNNQKDPKKDDYTGKIKAEDVIFSDNGKVFRGGSEDANSPLAPYPAKAKSFSWNGFTTLPYSYTAENPENLVAQLTAKDGAGAGKLNWSNENWLKTVYKAVASKGTQTVEDSE